The following are encoded in a window of Hippoglossus hippoglossus isolate fHipHip1 chromosome 23, fHipHip1.pri, whole genome shotgun sequence genomic DNA:
- the znf800b gene encoding zinc finger protein 800b isoform X3: MVKAHKSGGRKSSHSLRRQTGGQTEKEEGQSQSDTKPPPQEQPRGGEQSSDDAPLPTSAPAEELSENLDQKETPMDVQEKGDSGQAKPMWKPIPPLLPEPEDQGSTTGETRDQSCQTDEQLQQTSAGSHGHNTGLCVEPGDPPLLQQPLQTSKSGIQQIIECFRSGTSQLRHMLLREVDTIFECKLCRSLFRGLPNLITHKEYYCLSRLPESDGSSGDDRQSVAMKDLLDTIYPRADRPDYVVRLEPIQTTTKAVFQYLTTEEDLARYPSHTPSARESPVAWEEPAEGGDNSQASQRGGAESHSSPGPNQGQKKWEAEEEAKAEQPPPEEEGSTSGVDDVTISCCLCGQDFNSRRSIRRHCRKMHKTKLEELRKFTETRTVPTSLLSMVKGRPRTLSAPSGKSCLVCLKTFATKANVRRHLDEVHRGLQRNPNSPGVPPKPGQPNTLEATPPRKSNNSSPTRSHNSKSTSVSTKTSSSNQNQAKPQPQPQPPATTQANPVSCRCTLCKRMYSSQLMLKRHMRIVHKIYSVKSNRSAASAPPATTAATPNNNNNSSSSNNNNNSSSSSSSTNVASSNNVRVKEEAVEPSAEEEEEEEEVEEEEEEEEEEEEEEEEEEEEEIDSSPAPSPSDSTGTAKSVSVAPNSTKVKEEEAPLSPKMMPSSLSSSSSSRAGSGVCVPHKSTKLSVGFDFKQLFCKLCKRQFSSRQNLTKHIELHTDGNEIFIKFYRCPLCRYESRRKRDVLRHVTVVHKKSSSYLGKIMPKLESRAVKRLAEAVLSSTSPNKRTGSGVKEEVNGRHASSPSSSPSPPVTRKQESSTAAPASSSSSLSSSSSSSAPPPAPATRKQQDVSSPPFVPSPPVTRKQERQQTQQPRPISPPLTRRSEKHTHLRNSTSSTTVSPSNPPPHTRRHEAQSESSSTGTSSTEVRVTKNFSLHACDQCGRAFAKKLYLESHKRSHRNAVTTASNKRKGVSTRSKSLVW; encoded by the exons ATGGTGAAGGCCCATAAGTCAGGTGGGAGGAAGAGCTCCCACAGCCTCCGCAGACAG ACTGGTggccagacagagaaagaggaaggtcAGTCCCAGTCAGACACCAAGCCTCCACCACAGGAGCAGCCCCGTGGAGGAGAACAATCCTCTGATGATGCCCCGCTCCCGACCTCTGCACCAGCCGAGGAGCTGTCTGAGAACTTGGACCAAAAGGAAACTCCCATGGACGTCCAGGAAAAGGGCGACTCTGGCCAAGCCAAGCCCATGTGGAAACCCATTCCCCCTCTGCTGCCTGAGCCCGAGGACCAAGGGAGCACGACCGGTGAGACCAGGGACCAGAGCTGCCAGACTGACGAGCAGCTTCAGCAGACCAGTGCCGGCAGCCATGGTCATAACACAG gtcTCTGTGTGGAGCCCGGagaccctcctctcctccaacaGCCTCTGCAGACGTCCAAGTCTGGGATTCAGCAGATAATTGAATGCTTCCGTTCAG GCACCAGCCAGCTGAGACACATGCTGCTGAGGGAGGTGGACACCATCTTTGAGTGTAAACTGTGCCGCAGTCTGTTCAGGGGCCTGCCCAACCTCATCACACATAAAGAGTACTACTGCCTTTCACGGCTGCCTGAATCTGACG GTTCATCGGGGGACGACAGACAGAGTGTTGCCATGAAGGATTTACTGGACACCATATATCCCAGAGCCGACCGACCAGACTACGTGGTCCGACTGGAGCCCATTCAGACCACTACCAAGGCCGTGTTCCAGTACCTCACCACAGAAGAGGACCTGGCCCGATatccatcacacacacccag TGCCAGAGAGAGTCCAGTAGCATGGGAAGAGCCAGCGGAGGGTGGGGACAACAGCCAGGCGAGCCAGCGAGGTGGAGCCGAGAGCCACAGCAGCCCGGGACCCAACCAGGGGCAGAAGAAAtgggaggctgaggaggaggcgAAAGCAGAGCAGCCACCGCCTGAAGAGGAGGGCTCCACTAGCGGG GTGGACGACGTGACAATCTCCTGTTGTCTGTGCGGTCAGGACTTTAACTCGCGCCGCAGCATCAGGCGCCACTGCCGCAAAATGCACAAGACCAAACTGGAGGAGCTGCGAAAGTTCACAGAGACACGAACAGTTCCCACAAGCCTGCTCTCTATGGTGAAAG GTCGGCCAAGGACTCTCAGCGCACCGTCTGGAAAATCCTGCCTCGTGTGCCTCAAAACCTTCGCCACCAAAGCCAACGTGCGGCGACACCTCGACGAGGTGCACCGGGGTCTGCAGAGGAACCCCAACTCCCCCGGCGTCCCCCCGAAGCCCGGCCAGCCCAACACACTGGAGGCCACGCCTCCCAGGAAGAGCAACAATTCCTCTCCAACACGTAGCCACAACTCCAAGTCCACGTCTGTGAGCACCAAAACATCATCCTCAAACCAAAACCAAGCCAAacctcagcctcagcctcagcccCCGGCCACTACGCAGGCAAACCCGGTGTCATGTCGCTGCACGCTCTGCAAGAGGATGTACAGCTCTCAG CTCATGTTGAAGAGGCACATGCGCATTGTCCACAAAATATACAGTGTGAAAAGTAACAGGTCTGCTGCCTCCGCACCCCCTGCTACTACAGCAGCGActccaaacaacaacaacaacagcagcagcagcaacaacaacaacaacag cagcagcagcagcagcagcacaaacgtGGCCTCAAGCAACAATGTCCGGGTGAAGGAGGAGGCAGTCGAGCCCTcggctgaagaggaggaggaggaggaggaggtggaggaggaggaggaggaggaggaggaggaggaggaagaggaagaggaggaagaggaggaggagattgaCAGTAGTCCTGCCCCGTCTCCAAGTGACAGCACTGGTACAGCTAAAAGTGTTTCTGTGGCACCCAACTCCACgaaggtgaaggaggaggaagcccCGCTGAGCCCAAAGATGATGCCATCCTCCTTATCTTCATCGTCATCCTCCCGTGCCGGCAGCGGCGTGTGCGTCCCACACAAATCGACCAAACTGTCTGTGGGCTTTGACTTCAAGCAGCTCTTCTGCAAACTGTGCAAGCGACAGTTCAGCTCCCGTCAGAACTTAACGAAGCACATCGAGCTGCACACTGACGGCAACGAGATCTTCATCAAGTTTTACCGTTGCCCCCTCTGTCGCTATGAATCACGCCGCAAACGGGACGTCCTGCGTCACGTGACCGTAGTCCACAAGAAGTCGTCCTCATACCTCGGCAAGATCATGCCCAAACTGGAGAGCAGGGCGGTGAAGAGGCTGGCAGAGGCCGTCCTCAGCAGCACGAGCCCCAACAAAAGGACAGGCAGCGGCgtcaaagaggaagtgaacggACGCCACGCCTCTTCGCCGTCCTCCTCTCCTTCGCCCCCTGTAACGCGCAAGCAAGAGAGTTCCACAGCTGCCccggcctcctcctcatcctccttgtcctcctcctcatcctcctcagcCCCACCTCCTGCCCCCGCCACTCGGAAACAGCAGGATGTCTCATCGCCACCGTTCGTGCCCTCCCCTCCCGTCACCCGTAAGCAGGAGAGGCAGCAGACTCAACAGCCTCGCCCCATCAGCCCGCCGCTCACCCGCCgcagtgaaaaacacacacacctgcgcaactccacctcctccaccaccgtcTCGCCCAGCAACCCACCGCCACACACCCGACGGCACGAGGCGCAGTcggagagcagcagcacagggacGTCGTCCACTGAAGTCCGGGTGACCAAGAATTTCTCGCTCCACGCTTGTGACCAGTGTGGACGAGCTTTCGCCAAGAAG CTGTACCTGGAGTCTCACAAGCGCAGCCATCGTAACGCAGTGACGACAGCATCCAACAAGAGGAAAGGAGTCAGCACTCGCTCCAAGTCGTTGGTCTGGTGA